A genomic segment from Gossypium hirsutum isolate 1008001.06 chromosome D04, Gossypium_hirsutum_v2.1, whole genome shotgun sequence encodes:
- the LOC121216149 gene encoding uncharacterized protein, with translation MCDGWTNSLNQMHIINFLVYCSKGTIFWKSVDVSSVRSRDAEFYYRLLDSVVEEIGENYIVQIVTDNEAAMKAAGKKLMLKRQHLYWTSCAAHCLDLCLEDIGKKPSVAKVLDEAKKVTCFIYNYIWTVDLMKKYTQGKQILRPALTRFATHFIQLEEITRQKQGLREMFNSKEFKESKWGKQKSGPAYEAKKIVLGKDFWKKANDLIKVYEPLVRVLRLVDSDEKPMMGFIYEAIDRAKRAIQQNCRYFTEYEKIIDNRWNFMHSDLHSADVDPLSEWLHEKENPLLDGENAGVLPVDTSDDEMDVDQSQQQILSHSSSSSTPSQSGDGPDGGGLSPIDEDDGYSGDRGEIRSSSQYGGEYEGGEIEVNLELHQREKARSILL, from the exons ATGTGTGATGGTTGGACCAACAGTTTGAATCAAATGCACATCATTAATTTCCTTGTTTATTGCAGTAAAGGAACCATTTTTTGGAAATCGGTAGATGTCTCAAGTGTCCGTAGTAGAGATGCTGAATTCTACTACCGTTTGTTAGATTCAGTTGTAgaagaaattggagaaaattacatTGTCCAAATAGTGACTGATAATGAGGCAGCAATGAAAGCTGCTGGAAAAAAGTTAATGTTGAAAAGACAACATCTATATTGGACCTCATGTGCAGCTCACTGTTTAGATTTATGCCTTGAAGATATTGGGAAAAAGCCCAGTGTAGCAAAAGTGTTAGATGAGGCAAAGAAAGTGACTTGCTTTATATACAATTACATTTGGACTGTTGATTTGATGAAGAAGTATACACAAGGGAAACAAATACTTCGACCCGCTCTTACTCGATTTGcaactcatttcattcaacttgaagagataacaagacaaaagcaaggtttgagagaaatgtttaattcaaag gaatttaaagaatcaaaatgggGAAAGCAAAAGTCAGGGCCTGCTTATGaagccaaaaaaattgttttgggaaaagatttttggaaaaaagCCAATGACCTCATAAAAGTTTATGAGCCCTTAGTAAGAGTATTGAGACTTGTGGATAGCGATGAAAAACCAATGATGGGCTTTATTTATGAGGCTATTGATAGGGCTAAACGAGCAATTCAACAAAATTGTCGATATTTCACAGAGTATGAAAAGATTATTGAcaatagatggaattttatgcATTCCGACTTGCATTCAGCTG ATGTTGATCCGCTATCAGAATGGCTTCATGAGAAAGAGAATCCATTGTTAGATGGTGAAAATGCCGGTGTGTTGCCTGTGGATACCTCTGAtgatgaaatggatgttgatCAATCGCAACAACAAATTTTGTCTCATTCAAGTTCTAGTTCAACTCCAAGTCAGAGTGGCGATGGACCCGATGGTGGTGGTTTAAGTCCAATTGATGAGGATGACGGATATAGTGGTGATAGAGGTGAAATTAGGTCTTCTAGTCAGTATGGAGGAGAATATGAGGGTG GAGAGATAGAAGTGAACCTAGAGCTCCATCAACGGGAAAAGGCAAGAAGCATACTTCTATAG
- the LOC107911535 gene encoding ankyrin-2 — protein sequence MIKREKKSDFIEQILSKCPSLLFQTNAKGQTPLHVAARYGHSAIVKLLIKSCAKAIDGDLELGMDQVSAVREMLRIADQESNTALHEAAGCGNVEVVKALLEFEVPDFPYSANKKQETPLYIAAKRGDGGVLSVILDKSKSAAHGGPHGRTALHAAAMAGDAEAIRIILEKKGNLTKERDEDGHTPLHYAAHLGSRLSVVEELLKRDVSAAYIGDKKRGMTPLLMAAREGSSVFKRGGVEIVYGSVRNLTELEVAALIATITFAAVITVPGGLESEKGSKQGNPFLIHEAAFKAFVVNWPLFSLFLPVGIWRMIDEG from the exons atgataaaaagagaaaaaaaatcagattttatCGAACAAATTCTCAGCAAGTGTCCGTCACTGCTATTCCAAACGAATGCTAAAGGTCAAACTCCTTTGCACGTTGCAGCAAGGTATGGACATTCTGCTATTGTGAAACTTCTAATCAAGTCCTGCGCAAAAGCTATAGATGGAGATTTAGAGCTGGGAATGGATCAAGTAAGTGCAGTCAGGGAGATGCTGAGGATTGCGGATCAGGAATCCAACACGGCTTTACATGAAGCAGCAGGGTGTGGCAATGTTGAAGTGGTGAAAGCATTGTTGGAGTTTGAAGTCCCTGATTTTCCGTATTCTGCCAATAAAAAACAGGAGACTCCACTTTATATTGCAGCTAAGAGAGGAGACGGCGGCGTGCTGAGTGTAATATTAGATAAATCAAAATCAGCAGCTCATGGCGGCCCCCACGGTAGAACAGCTTTGCATGCAGCAGCTATGGCTGGAGATGCAG AGGCAATAAGGATAATATTAGAGAAGAAGGGGAATTTGACAAAGGAAAGAGATGAAGATGGACACACCCCTCTTCATTATGCTGCACACTTGGGTTCTAGATTATCAGTTGTGGAAGAACTGTTAAAAAGGGATGTGTCAGCTGCCTATATAGGTGATAAAAAGAGGGGGATGACACCCCTTCTTATGGCAGCCAGGGAAG GGAGTTCTGTTTTTAAGCGTGGTGGTGTTGAGATTGTATATGGATCAGTTAGAAATCTAACGGAGTTGGAAG TGGCAGCACTTATAGCCACCATCACCTTCGCAGCGGTAATAACTGTTCCTGGTGGTTTGGAGAGTGAAAAGGGGTCAAAGCAAGGTAATCCCTTTTTGATTCATGAGGCAGCCTTTAAAGCATTTGTTGTAAATTGGCCTTTATTTTCTCTGTTTCTGCCTGTTGGGATTTGGAGAATGATAGATGAAGGTTAA